From Alteromonas sp. RKMC-009, one genomic window encodes:
- the yiaA gene encoding inner membrane protein YiaA yields MNANKPTKAFFIASVIALLTGFAAYITGLLNADMPLNEKGYYFAVFLFGLFAAVSVQKTVRDKMEGIQTTKIYLMLCWFGLGAAIALLVIGLVNANLLLSEKGFYGMAFVLSLFAATTVQKNVRDNAAAE; encoded by the coding sequence ATGAACGCAAATAAACCAACGAAAGCCTTTTTTATTGCTTCTGTTATTGCACTGCTGACAGGATTTGCTGCTTACATCACCGGACTACTGAATGCCGATATGCCACTTAATGAAAAAGGCTACTACTTTGCTGTATTTCTCTTTGGACTGTTTGCTGCCGTGTCTGTACAAAAAACAGTGCGGGACAAAATGGAAGGCATACAGACAACGAAAATATACCTGATGTTGTGCTGGTTTGGCCTTGGTGCTGCTATTGCACTGTTAGTCATTGGTTTGGTAAACGCCAACCTGTTGCTGAGTGAAAAAGGATTTTATGGGATGGCTTTTGTACTGAGTTTGTTTGCCGCGACTACGGTGCAAAAAAATGTCAGGGATAATGCGGCAGCGGAATAA
- a CDS encoding substrate-binding periplasmic protein, producing MKRFISLIIFLTAMAYQSSVWCAEHRKSLTTGGTAWPPYLYITDNNEPAGEDYQLLKSVLGKLDYALESQILPERRVTQQIELGQIDVVTGAAFTPARALKNYFSVPYRKETISFAFHPSHHNEYAGKSLETLLREGKTLALNTGGWFGDWFNETVTEQYSAQLIHLDSVKRRLQFLNRGRVDLVLDDIRVISFNAEQLHLELEISNKPVNVQDVHFMFSKQSVDPGFIDKFNHVLSDYVKDPDPAI from the coding sequence TTGAAACGTTTCATCAGTTTAATCATCTTTTTGACAGCGATGGCTTATCAAAGCTCTGTATGGTGTGCTGAGCACAGAAAAAGTCTGACAACCGGTGGTACAGCCTGGCCTCCTTATCTGTACATAACAGACAATAATGAGCCGGCCGGTGAAGACTACCAATTGTTGAAGTCGGTTTTAGGCAAGCTGGATTATGCACTGGAAAGCCAGATCCTGCCTGAAAGACGGGTCACTCAGCAAATAGAACTGGGGCAAATTGATGTAGTTACAGGTGCAGCTTTCACACCGGCGAGAGCACTGAAAAACTATTTTTCTGTTCCTTACCGCAAAGAAACCATCAGCTTTGCCTTTCATCCTTCCCATCATAACGAATATGCCGGCAAATCTCTTGAAACCTTACTAAGGGAAGGCAAAACCCTGGCGTTAAATACCGGTGGGTGGTTCGGCGACTGGTTTAATGAAACAGTCACTGAGCAGTACAGCGCGCAGCTTATTCATCTGGATTCCGTTAAACGGCGGTTACAGTTTCTGAACAGAGGCCGTGTCGATTTGGTGCTGGACGATATCAGAGTGATTAGCTTTAATGCTGAACAGTTGCACCTCGAACTGGAAATCAGTAATAAGCCCGTTAACGTACAGGACGTCCACTTCATGTTCAGTAAACAATCTGTGGACCCGGGCTTCATAGATAAATTCAATCACGTCCTGTCTGACTATGTTAAAGACCCGGATCCTGCGATCTGA
- a CDS encoding HPr family phosphocarrier protein — protein sequence MRIEKSLTIVNKLGLHARAATQLVQLANQFDAEVILQKGDKQANANSVLGLMMMESHQGEQVTVISEGPDAEAAMDAVEALIAGRFNEDE from the coding sequence ATGCGCATAGAGAAATCTCTGACTATTGTTAATAAACTGGGCCTGCATGCCCGGGCTGCAACGCAGTTGGTGCAACTGGCGAATCAGTTCGATGCCGAAGTTATTTTACAAAAAGGCGATAAGCAGGCTAATGCCAATAGTGTACTGGGACTGATGATGATGGAAAGTCATCAGGGGGAACAGGTTACTGTGATCTCTGAAGGTCCTGATGCTGAAGCTGCAATGGATGCTGTTGAGGCATTAATTGCAGGCAGATTTAACGAAGATGAATAG
- the rapZ gene encoding RNase adapter RapZ — translation MKLIIISGRSGSGKSVALRALEDLGYYCVDNIPVNLLPALTHTVADEYEQVAVSIDVRNLPKEPSELVEILDYLPQSWTVTIVYIDASDDMLVRRFSETRRLHPLAKLNKSLSDAIQTERELLAPVAERADLNIDTDSLSIHQLAELIRERILGKKSSRLVLVFESFGFKHGIPKDADYVFDARFLPNPHWEPDLKHLTGLDTPVQVFLSSQPIVTKFIWQIQNLITTWLPHLERNNRSYVTVAIGCTGGQHRSVYVAESLAKNFRESHPDVQIRHREQSK, via the coding sequence GTGAAGTTAATTATCATCAGCGGACGTTCAGGTTCAGGAAAATCAGTAGCACTTCGTGCCCTTGAGGATCTGGGGTATTACTGCGTCGATAATATTCCGGTTAATCTGCTACCAGCCCTGACACACACTGTCGCCGATGAATACGAGCAGGTAGCTGTGAGTATTGATGTCAGGAACTTGCCTAAAGAGCCTTCTGAGCTGGTTGAAATTCTCGACTACCTGCCTCAGTCATGGACTGTCACCATCGTATATATTGACGCAAGTGACGATATGCTGGTGCGCCGGTTCAGCGAAACCCGCCGGTTACACCCGCTGGCCAAACTGAATAAATCATTGTCTGATGCCATTCAGACAGAACGGGAATTACTGGCCCCCGTAGCAGAAAGAGCGGATTTGAATATTGATACCGACTCTCTGAGCATCCACCAGCTGGCAGAATTAATCCGCGAGCGTATCCTCGGTAAGAAAAGCTCACGACTTGTTCTGGTATTTGAATCATTCGGCTTTAAACACGGTATTCCCAAAGATGCAGACTATGTATTTGACGCCCGTTTTCTGCCAAACCCTCACTGGGAGCCGGATTTAAAACACCTGACAGGCCTGGATACACCGGTTCAGGTTTTCCTCAGTTCCCAGCCTATTGTGACTAAATTTATCTGGCAGATTCAGAACCTCATCACGACCTGGCTGCCGCACCTTGAACGGAATAACCGCAGTTATGTGACAGTCGCTATCGGATGTACCGGCGGACAGCACCGTTCAGTTTATGTAGCGGAATCACTGGCGAAAAACTTCCGGGAATCTCATCCTGATGTCCAGATCCGCCACAGGGAGCAAAGTAAATAA
- the ptsN gene encoding PTS IIA-like nitrogen regulatory protein PtsN — MDIQAIVSLDRTECAVQCNSKKRILEIISGIAAKNNPDVDEATVLSSLLARERMGSTGIGNGIALPHGRLAGLEKVIAIVVTSTPAIDFDAIDNKPVDIFFTLLVPQEQTEGHLQTLAMVAGKLSDKETIKTIRKAQTSDDIIRALQ; from the coding sequence ATGGATATACAAGCCATAGTCAGCCTGGACCGCACCGAGTGTGCGGTCCAGTGCAATAGCAAAAAACGCATTCTCGAAATCATCAGCGGGATTGCAGCTAAAAATAACCCCGATGTAGACGAAGCCACCGTGTTAAGTAGCCTGCTGGCCCGTGAGCGAATGGGCAGCACAGGTATAGGTAACGGCATTGCCCTCCCCCATGGTCGTCTGGCCGGACTGGAAAAAGTCATCGCCATTGTGGTTACCAGCACGCCCGCCATCGATTTTGATGCAATCGACAATAAACCTGTGGATATTTTCTTTACTCTGCTTGTCCCTCAGGAACAAACCGAAGGACATTTACAAACTCTGGCCATGGTTGCCGGGAAACTCAGCGATAAAGAAACCATAAAAACTATCCGCAAAGCTCAGACAAGTGATGATATTATTCGCGCATTACAGTAA
- the hpf gene encoding ribosome hibernation promoting factor translates to MQINLSGHHIEITDSLRNYVDTKFSKLERHFDHISNVHVILNVEKLSQKAEATVHLSGAEVFASSENQDMYAAIDSMVDKLDRQVLKHKEKLKKH, encoded by the coding sequence ATGCAAATCAACCTTTCTGGTCATCACATTGAGATCACTGATTCTTTGCGTAATTATGTCGATACTAAGTTCAGCAAACTGGAACGTCATTTTGACCACATATCAAATGTGCACGTTATTTTAAATGTTGAAAAGCTTAGCCAAAAAGCAGAAGCAACGGTTCATCTTAGCGGCGCGGAAGTCTTCGCCTCTTCCGAAAATCAGGACATGTATGCTGCCATTGACAGCATGGTCGATAAACTCGACAGGCAGGTCCTGAAACACAAGGAAAAGCTTAAAAAGCACTAA
- a CDS encoding RNA polymerase factor sigma-54: MKPSLQLKFSQQLTMTPQLQQAIKLLQLSTLDLQQEIQEALDSNPLLEVDDSSDNDVIEKNNIDNDDSMQESASASSSDSMDTGEALEKNDLPDELPIDSTWDEYISASSAPAPGPSGGDDEQIFQGETTENIQDHLLWQMRLTPFSDTDRAIALAIIDSIDESGYLTVTVDDILQSVNSEDMEEPVEEDEVECVLKRIQLFDPLGSGSRTPQECLLVQLAQFAPETPWLEEAKLLLREHSDLLGSKDYRTLMRKTRLKEDQLREAMRLLQTLNPRPGSALITKEPEYVIPDVSVAKKNGRWVVELNPDSLPKLSVNQQYAAMSRKARNSSDSQFIRSHMQEAKWFIKSLESRNDTLLKVANCIVQQQMGFFEHGPEMMKPMVLNDVAEMVDMHESTISRVTTQKYMHTPRGIFELKYFFSSHVATESGGECSSTAIRALIKKLVAAENPGKPLSDSKIASLLADQGIMVARRTIAKYRESLSIPPSNQRKSLI; the protein is encoded by the coding sequence ATGAAACCATCTTTACAGTTAAAATTTAGCCAACAACTGACAATGACGCCTCAGCTTCAGCAGGCGATCAAGCTATTGCAGTTGTCTACGCTGGACTTACAACAAGAAATTCAGGAAGCCCTCGACTCTAATCCTTTGCTGGAAGTCGACGACAGCTCCGACAACGATGTAATTGAGAAAAATAACATCGATAATGATGACAGCATGCAAGAGTCTGCATCAGCCTCATCTTCTGACAGCATGGATACCGGGGAAGCACTGGAAAAGAATGATTTACCGGACGAGCTGCCCATCGACAGTACCTGGGATGAGTACATTTCTGCGTCTTCTGCACCCGCGCCCGGCCCTTCCGGTGGCGACGATGAACAAATCTTTCAGGGTGAAACCACCGAAAATATTCAGGACCATCTGCTGTGGCAAATGCGTCTGACACCTTTTTCTGATACAGACCGCGCCATTGCACTGGCGATCATCGATTCTATTGATGAGTCCGGCTATCTCACGGTTACCGTTGACGACATTCTGCAAAGCGTTAACAGTGAAGATATGGAAGAGCCCGTTGAAGAAGATGAGGTTGAGTGTGTACTTAAACGTATTCAGCTTTTTGATCCTCTCGGTTCCGGGTCCCGCACACCGCAGGAGTGCTTGTTAGTTCAGCTGGCACAATTTGCACCGGAAACACCGTGGCTGGAAGAAGCTAAACTGCTGCTCAGAGAGCATTCCGATCTGTTGGGCAGTAAAGACTACCGTACGTTAATGCGTAAAACCCGCCTGAAAGAAGATCAGTTGCGGGAAGCGATGCGTTTGCTGCAAACGCTTAATCCCCGTCCGGGCAGTGCATTAATTACGAAAGAACCCGAATATGTCATTCCGGATGTATCGGTTGCGAAGAAAAATGGCCGTTGGGTTGTAGAATTAAACCCCGACAGCCTGCCTAAGCTCAGTGTTAATCAGCAGTACGCTGCAATGAGCCGTAAAGCAAGAAACAGCAGCGATTCACAATTTATCCGCTCTCACATGCAAGAAGCTAAATGGTTCATTAAGAGCCTTGAGAGCCGGAACGATACGCTGCTGAAAGTAGCAAATTGTATTGTTCAGCAACAGATGGGCTTTTTTGAGCATGGCCCTGAAATGATGAAACCAATGGTGCTGAATGATGTCGCAGAAATGGTAGATATGCACGAATCTACTATTTCCAGGGTAACAACGCAGAAGTACATGCACACGCCCCGTGGTATTTTCGAGTTGAAGTATTTCTTCTCCAGCCACGTTGCCACTGAATCAGGTGGAGAGTGTTCATCGACAGCGATTCGCGCCCTGATTAAGAAGCTGGTTGCCGCTGAAAATCCAGGCAAGCCACTGAGTGACAGCAAGATTGCTTCGTTGTTGGCCGATCAAGGCATTATGGTTGCCCGGCGAACAATAGCAAAGTACCGGGAATCCTTGTCGATCCCGCCGTCTAACCAACGCAAAAGCCTTATCTAA
- the lptB gene encoding LPS export ABC transporter ATP-binding protein: MATLSATHLAKSYKSRQVVRDVSLSVSTGQIVGLLGPNGAGKTTTFYMIVGLVPLDKGKILIDEQELTHQPMHERARRGIGYLPQEASIFRKLTVHENIMAILQTRKDLKSHQREQEADALLDEFNINHIRNSTGMSLSGGERRRVEIARALAANPQFILLDEPFAGVDPISVNDIKKIIQHLRDRGIGILITDHNVRETLDVCEEAYIVSHGELIAQGTAEQVLSNQKVRDVYLGEQFRL; the protein is encoded by the coding sequence ATGGCAACCCTGAGTGCGACTCATCTGGCAAAGTCGTATAAATCACGCCAGGTCGTCCGTGACGTTAGTTTATCGGTTTCTACCGGACAGATAGTAGGTCTGCTGGGTCCTAACGGTGCAGGTAAAACCACAACGTTTTACATGATTGTCGGTCTTGTGCCGCTGGATAAAGGCAAAATCCTCATAGATGAGCAGGAGCTGACTCACCAGCCAATGCACGAACGTGCCCGCCGGGGAATTGGTTATTTGCCCCAGGAGGCATCCATTTTCCGCAAGCTGACCGTACATGAAAACATCATGGCGATATTGCAGACGCGTAAAGACTTAAAAAGTCATCAACGTGAGCAGGAAGCGGATGCACTACTTGATGAATTTAATATTAACCATATACGTAATAGCACAGGTATGAGTTTGTCGGGTGGCGAACGCCGCCGGGTTGAAATTGCCCGCGCACTGGCAGCCAATCCGCAATTTATTTTGCTCGATGAACCCTTCGCCGGAGTTGACCCGATTTCGGTTAATGATATAAAGAAGATCATTCAGCACTTACGGGACAGAGGTATCGGTATCCTCATCACCGACCACAATGTCAGGGAAACCCTTGATGTGTGTGAAGAGGCCTATATCGTCAGTCATGGAGAACTGATTGCTCAGGGCACCGCAGAACAGGTATTAAGTAATCAAAAAGTTCGTGATGTATACCTTGGTGAGCAATTCAGGCTATAG
- the lptA gene encoding lipopolysaccharide transport periplasmic protein LptA yields the protein MCRQFIPRAVSLFAVITLLAVAGEAMAGSGDFEKPITVDAKSQFIDGKKKKSVFKDDVKITQGSLIIAADEVEAIASEGEGKEIFIARGKPASYSQTLDDGAKVKASANEIRYEVAKQLISLQGDAKIQQDTSMVQGDSITYDMSKEQLLATGGESNSNGRVTTVFRPDTVKELKEENKTSDSNENEGN from the coding sequence ATGTGCAGACAATTTATTCCCCGGGCAGTTAGCCTTTTTGCAGTAATAACGCTGCTTGCTGTTGCCGGTGAGGCAATGGCCGGCTCCGGTGATTTTGAAAAGCCGATTACCGTGGATGCCAAGTCACAGTTTATCGACGGTAAGAAGAAAAAATCGGTTTTTAAAGACGATGTGAAAATCACCCAGGGTTCACTCATTATTGCCGCAGATGAAGTGGAAGCCATCGCCAGTGAAGGCGAAGGAAAAGAAATTTTTATCGCCCGCGGAAAACCAGCCAGTTATTCTCAAACCCTGGATGACGGTGCAAAGGTAAAAGCCAGCGCAAATGAAATTCGCTACGAAGTCGCCAAACAACTTATTTCCTTGCAAGGTGATGCGAAAATCCAGCAAGATACCAGCATGGTCCAGGGAGATAGCATCACCTATGACATGTCAAAAGAGCAACTTCTGGCAACCGGCGGTGAAAGTAACAGCAACGGCCGGGTAACCACGGTTTTCCGTCCTGACACAGTTAAAGAGTTGAAGGAAGAGAACAAGACTTCAGACAGCAACGAAAACGAGGGTAACTGA
- the lptC gene encoding LPS export ABC transporter periplasmic protein LptC, with protein sequence MNRLGISISALFVMALLMYLPVWMAEEQAPAKKAGADALRPAYKAKNLTTTLYNEEGKLNHEVFAASMEHYDQLGFVLFDQPKYTVYVNDDEAPWQVTADEGTLYNDDLIQLEDNVLIKSLNPEEFIQTITTNFIKVNLDDKTMTSDQPVDIRGVQTIIKSNGFNANLRTQQYELIDHVQTIYSPGS encoded by the coding sequence ATGAACCGTTTAGGGATCAGTATTTCTGCGCTGTTTGTTATGGCGCTGCTGATGTACCTTCCTGTATGGATGGCAGAAGAGCAGGCACCGGCGAAAAAAGCCGGTGCAGACGCCTTACGCCCTGCCTATAAAGCAAAGAATTTGACAACCACGCTGTACAACGAAGAAGGCAAACTCAACCACGAAGTCTTTGCCGCCTCTATGGAGCATTACGACCAACTAGGCTTTGTGTTATTCGACCAACCCAAATACACTGTCTATGTGAATGATGACGAGGCCCCATGGCAAGTTACCGCTGATGAAGGCACACTCTACAACGATGACCTGATCCAGCTGGAAGACAATGTGCTGATAAAAAGCCTGAACCCTGAAGAGTTTATCCAGACCATCACAACCAATTTTATTAAGGTGAATCTGGATGACAAAACCATGACTTCAGACCAGCCGGTAGATATACGCGGCGTACAGACCATCATTAAAAGTAACGGTTTCAATGCGAACCTGCGTACCCAACAATATGAGTTAATTGATCATGTGCAGACAATTTATTCCCCGGGCAGTTAG